A stretch of Oncorhynchus mykiss isolate Arlee chromosome 12, USDA_OmykA_1.1, whole genome shotgun sequence DNA encodes these proteins:
- the LOC118937768 gene encoding transcription factor 20-like — protein sequence MVLRSRKPPQDKLPKEKEKAQSEGILTQTLTGITKSNAVLQNEERMSIEPAIPVFPNQTDTSITDTSVTDSSKPDTSVTDTSKPDTSVTDTSKPDTSVTDTSVTDTSVTDTRVTDPSKTNTSITDTSKPDTSVTDTSKPDTSETDTIATDVSVTDTRVTDTSVSDPNVTDTSVTDTSVTDTSIKDNSVTNNSVTDISIPVAPPEKPKEPTVAVPLETAPVPPLKRKPSPLPLEPPVKKKRGPKPKPKQPQPETPHSDQANQPPLVKPKEMGVRGPKRRLKRGRHIKASLITVLTKDNPPPTMADGDVVSEMPSVPSQCPTKTKYLPPRKGRGLKYEAMVQKINSGTGSKKHPPTPQPESTEATVDEVTSKPVSLPVSEESEAPVAAVSAPDVSREELARDVGSSTGAQNTEQERRVQQNTGEGVQPEPLPSGVPDAAAASGANKPTRTKRRKWAMVESTDATVVAMETGSLIINTPRLAKQRAIKNNHEMHLKQRRRKRKGGQPSEGPVADEEVETTTAEQQTETPTDIALTTTPALPAGPGEITDSLQVIATEMIQPPPSKRGRKPSSSPSKKRGRAPGEQQSSKPLRVHKKPGPKKGIKDAMEVIEAVVKAAGREARLKKKKWKKESPAVSEEKQPEPSLKQVLSKTPESRIKHSFCPYVRMDSSGDFTSLCTIVNRRDEELKMVLQNLRKKSPDKIKNPVTVAKAIPSSSAMLQGPLVNKTLIDRCLTCCLCGKPANYRELGDLCGPYFPEDSIPRKILSARHIETPRENREKISSNSSIREPSSSTPTSEGDPGFKRKLVKRWIWRQSQSRAVVVVVGVTIISPTPTIGAPGGQRGHRRRAEARTGPPYGIGSGGCRSSRGRGGLRRPQLVVRKGAMEEEASSRDCRGRLRLRNTGPMRTVLSGPMGSSWWQGGCTA from the coding sequence ATGGTCCTGAGATCCAGGAAGCCCCCCCAGGATAAGCTTCCAAAGGAAAAAGAGAAGGCGCAATCTGAGGGAATCCTGACTCAAACCCTGACAGGTATAACAAAGTCCAATGCAGTGTTACAAAATGAGGAACGTATGAGCATAGAGCCAGCAATCCCTGTCTTCCCTAACCAGACAGACACAAGTATAACAGACACCAGTGTAACAGACTCTAGTAAACCAGACACCAGTGTAACAGACACCAGTAAACCAGACACCAGTGTAACAGACACCAGTAAACCAGACACCAGTGTAACAGACACCAGTGTAACAGACACCAGTGTAACAGACACCAGAGTAACAGACCCCAGTAAAACCAACACCAGTATAACAGACACCAGTAAACCAGACACCAGTGTAACAGACACCAGTAAACCAGACACCAGTGAAACCGACACCATTGCAACAGACGTCAGTGTAACAGACACCAGAGTAACAGACACTAGTGTATCAGACCCCAATGTAACAGACACCAGTGTAACAGACACCAGCGTAACAGACACCAGCATAAAAGACAACAGTGTAACAAACAACAGTGTAACAGACATTAGTATACCTGTCGCTCCACCTGAGAAACCTAAAGAACCGACTGTAGCTGTACCTCTTGAAACTGCACCTGTACCTCCACTCAAAAGAAAACCCAGTCCTCTGCCTCTAGAGCCTCCGGTGAAGAAAAAGCGAGGTCCAAAaccaaaaccaaaacagcccCAGCCTGAAACTCCCCATTCTGACCAGGCCAACCAGCCTCCATTAGTCAAACCCAAGGAGATGGGTGTCCGAGGGCCCAAGAGAAGGCTAAAGAGAGGCAGGCACATCAAGGCCTCTCTGATCACTGTGCTGACCAAAGATAACCCTCCTCCCACGATGGCTGACGGTGATGTGGTTAGTGAAATGCCCAGTGTCCCTTCTCAGTGTCCCACTAAAACCAAGTACCTCCCCCCGCGCAAAGGCAGGGGTCTGAAATACGAGGCCATGGTTCAGAAAATAAACTCGGGCACCGGTTCGAAGAAACACCCGCCAACACCACAGCCCGAGAGCACAGAGGCGACAGTAGATGAAGTGACGTCAAAGCCTGTGTCGCTGCCCGTCTCGGAGGAGAGCGAGGCCCCAGTGGCGGCGGTGAGCGCCCCTGATGTGTCACGGGAGGAGTTAGCAAGAGACGTGGGGAGCTCCACGGGGGCCCAGAACACAGAACAGGAGAGAAGGGTGCAGCAGAACACCGGGGAGGGGGTGCAGCCGGAGCCACTCCCATCAGGGGTGCCAGACGCTGCAGCGGCGAGCGGCGCCAACAAACCCACCAGGACCAAGAGGAGGAAATGGGCCATGGTAGAGAGCACGGACGCCACGGTGGTCGCCATGGAGACGGGGAGCCTGATCATCAACACGCCGCGGCTGGCCAAGCAGAGGGCCATCAAGAACAACCACGAGATGCACctgaaacagaggaggaggaagaggaaaggaggacaGCCTTCAGAGGGGCCTGTGGCTGAcgaggaggtagagacaacaacagCAGAACAGCAGACAGAGACACCCACTGACATAGCGTTAACAACAACGCCCGCTCTACCAGCCGGCCCAGGTGAGATCACAGACAGCCTGCAGGTGATCGCCACAGAAATGATCCAGCCGCCTCCCTCCAAACGAGGGAGGAAGCCCTCTTCATCCCCCTccaaaaagagagggagagcaccAGGTGAACAGCAGAGCAGCAAACCTCTGAGGGTTCACAAAAAACCTGGTCCTAAAAAGGGAATCAAAGACGCCATGGAGGTGATTGAAGCGGTGGTAAAGGCTGCAGGGAGGGAGGCCAGACTCAAGAAGAAGAAATGGAAAAAGGAAAGTcctgcagtgtcagaggaaaagcAGCCAGAGCCCTCTCTCAAACAGGTACTGAGTAAGACTCCTGAAAGCAGAATCAAACACTCCTTCTGTCCATATGTGCGTATGGACAGCTCCGGAGACTTCACCTCTCTCTGTACCATCGTCAACAGGCGCGATGAAGAGCTGAAGATGGTGCTTCAGAATCTCCGGAAAAAGAGCCCGGACAAAATTAAAAACCCAGTCACAGTTGCCAAGGCGATACCCAGCTCCTCAGCTATGCTCCAGGGGCCCTTGGTTAACAAAACGTTAATTGACAGGTGTCTAACGTGTTGCCTGTGTGGAAAGCCAGCAAATTACCGTGAGCTGGGGGATTTGTGTGGGCCCTACTTCCCAGAGGATAGCATCCCCCGCAAAATCCTGTCAGCAAGACATATAGAAACCCCGAGGGAAAACCGAGAGAAAATAAGCTCCAACAGTAGCATCAGGGAACCAAGCAGCAGCACCCCAACAAGCGAAGGAGACCCCGGCTTCAAAAGGAAGTTAGTAAAAAGGTGGATATGGAGACAGTCACAAAGCagggcagtagtagtagtggtgggagTCACCATCATCAGCCCCACCCCCACCATTGGCGCCCCAGGAGGGCAGAGAGGGCACCGGCGGAGGGCGGAAGCACGCACCGGCCCACCCTACGGGATCGGTTCAGGAGGATGCAGAAGCtccagggggagaggagggctgcGGAGGCCACAGCTGGTGGTCAGGAAGGGGGCAATGGAGGAGGAGGCCTCCTCCAGAGACTGCAGGGGGAGGCTGAGGCTAAGGAACACTGGGCCCATGAGAACTGTGCTATCTGGACCAATGGGATCATCATGGTGGCAGGGAGGCTGTACGGCCTGA